Part of the Chanos chanos chromosome 5, fChaCha1.1, whole genome shotgun sequence genome, CAACTGgtagtaaattatttaaattcatattgcgaattttattaattttatattttctctgaagaatttaagtaagaatgcaCGAGCACGAGGCGGTTTGCGTGAACTGCCCCTTTATTGATATAGAGACTGTTTAGAAAGTGTTATCTTTTGGAGAGCAAATACGTCTTTTGACTGACACCATCACTTTgtcatgttacttttatttttttattttacttgtgtAGGATAAGCAAAGTAAATGAGAGAACCTCAGTCAGATAATCTTTGTGTCTCGTCAAAGATACGCCTGACACTGCCCAACGGTAGTGTTACATTGACATAATCGTTTGTTTTCGTGAACGACCGAATGGTGCGTCGTGTTTGACTAGAACACTGGTAAACCTAGAGCCGTAGGGGGCAGGGGACATCCTCCCCCGGGGAACATTTTCTTAactctggcagctaaatgcaccattctcccgcagtttgagacagaaatgaaaggcctaaaggcagtggcgtCACCAGGATATCATAGCTTATGCTACATTGCAATTTCGCAACTTCaaatttgatgcaatcaaaactgtcaaaacacagacgccggagctggagagctggagctTTCAAAGCTGGAGCTGGACGTATTTTCagggtagcctactttagatggaattacaaagaaattgtgcttcACAATCAAGTAATCGCTGCTGGTCATTCTACAGTTCCCCTCAGCACTTGCTCTAGTGTTCTGATGAATTATATTGCATTTTCTAATCATTGACACTACTGAGGACACAGTTGGGCTTTAAAGGACGGAGCACGCACTCGCGCTTTACGGAGAATGAACGTGTTTTTCTGCTTGTTAAACATTATTACGTCACGTACCTCGCGATCTAGACATGAGATATCTATCTGcctgcacaaatcaacgagATTGTACATTAGAAGCGAGCTAGGTTACTGCTGCAAATGGTTAACTCCTCTGTCCGTTCTTTGGCATAACATTGACGGTGTTGATTAATTAAGGATAAGAAatatttaagattttaaaatataaacataataaaTTGAAAATTGTGCTGATAACCTAGGCCAAAGACAAATGTGACTTTTTGTAGCAGGGAAATCAATGCAGTCTGTTTGGTGATCTCAAGGATCTGtgaatggattaaaaaaatTTTTATATGTGAATAGATTTGGCATGAGATTCAGGCTGAAAGCGTGAGTGTCATGTCAGATGCATGACAGTTGGCAACTCTGGGAAAGGAAGcactgaagcacctttcctaagcatttagagaattcgaCCAGCTCTTATCACAGCTGCCACTTGGATACTTCCAAGTCATTTCACTCAGataggaaccttcctaagcaaaaaagactattcggATGCACCCGAGCACACCTCATCCTACTTAATGAGGTACAGATTAGGTGATCACCTGAACCAAGTCTTATTTAACAAGGAAAAGTATAAAAATCACTGCTGTGGTCATCACTATGCTCTTGCAGCAGGACCAGCTGGATGGCAAAAATGGTGCGAGTAGTACCTCAAAAGTaattggaataaaaaaaaaaaaacaactattgACCATGCCAAAAGAGCTGACAAGGAAAGTTTTAAGTGAGGAAAAGAAGGGTTCAGTTCTGGCTTTACTGGCAGAGGGATACAGTGAGCGTCAGGTTGCTTCCATCCTTAACATTTCAAAGATGGCAGTTTATAAGAACAAGGTCAAACAGCAGACACTTGGGGCAGCAAAGCTACAGACCGACAGAGGGTGGAAACAAATCTCCACTGACCAGGATGAAAGCCAACTCATGTGAATGTTACTCAACAACTGTAGGATGACATCAAGTGACCTACAAAAAGAATGGCAAATGGCAGCTGGGGTGAAGTGCACGGCAAGGACGGCTTGAAATAGGCTCGTAGGGGCAGGGCTGAAGTTGTGCAAAGTGAGATAAAAGCCATTCATCCATGAGAAACAAAGAAGAGCCAGGCTGAGGTTTGCAAAAGGCCATAAGGTTTGGACTTTAGAGGAGAGTAAGGTCATCTTCTCTGGTGAGTCCAGTTTTCAGCTTTGTCCAACACCTGGTTAGACAAGGACCTGGAGAGGGCTTCAAGCCACAGTGTCTCGCACCCACTGTGAAATTTGGTGAAGGGCCGGTGGTGATCTGGGGGTGCTTCAACAAGGCTGGAATTGGGCAGATTTGTCTTTGTGAAAGACGCATGAATCAAGTCACACACAATCCTGGAAGAACACAATTCCTTCTGCTCTGATAATGTTCCCCAACTCTGAGGACTGGTTATTCCAGCAGGACAATGCATCGCTTATCGCATGTCagttctgtggttttttttttttttttacccttttcacAGTCAAATTATTACATATCCTGGATGAtactgtttttaattaaattgaCATGACACCCTTTCCATTTCATTATTAATCTGACAAAGATCATCTCGTCTCATGACAACTGAATTTCCCCTGACTGACAGGCCCATACAGTCTCCACATCTCATAAGTCCAAATTGTTCAAGATGGACCCAAAGTTGTGTACATGACTCCACATTTCTGTTACTTTTGAGGAATGTGGGgtgcacggtggcacagtgggtagcgctgttgcctcacagcaagaaggtctttgGTTCAATTCCCAGCAGGGTGGCCAGGGTACTCCCTGTGTGGAGTGTGcttgttctccctgtgtctgcatgggtttcctccaggagctccggcTTCCTccccacagtccaaagatgtgcgagtcaggtgaactggagatactgagttgcctaagtgtgagtgtgtttgcccTGTGATGGagtggtgacctgtccaggctgTTTCCTCACTTTTTGCCCAGTGAATtctgggataagctccagcacccccccccccacaaccctaattaggatatgCAGctcagagagtgagtgaggaatgtgtgtaaatagtattgtttttcataaaatataaaGTTGATCCCTGTAATCTTGGGTAAGTTACCCAACCTACCCTTTCTCTATCACATTGACACAGGCCATAGTTAGCTCTCCTAATGACGACAATTTAGGCTCATTATTTCTGATTACTTCACTTCATGAGGGATCACTGTATAAGTCTTACAACATTCTACACGCCATTCATTCTGCATAGTGTTTCCTCTGTCTTAATTGTCTTGTTTAGTTTACTGTTGTGAACAATCCATTTTAtctgcttttctttgtctgttacTTCCATTCTTTGACCGCTGTTTTCTGATTATATCATTAAAACTTATTTAAAActttgtttgatgttgtttCTCTCATGTCGGATCAGCTCTACAAACTCTAAGATTTTATGCCCTTCAGTAAATTTCTGTTCTGATTGAGTTGTCCGTAAGGACTGGTGTCCCAAAATGATGAACAGTAGCGCTTCAACCACTGCCATCTCTCCGACACCTCCGACACCAGAATTACACAGAATGCAAGAAATCTCTCCGTCATTGACAGCGATGTCTGGTGATTGTTTTTCACTCACATTTCCTTGCTTATTTAATACATTGCTCAGTgaggaaaacaaatgtgtgagGAATACACTTGTGTTccttatacaaacacaaagaaagtgGACTGCAATTACAACTTATGAATgtattacacagacacaccggtTAATAGGTGATTAATTCAAATACGATAGAACAGGATGCATCACAACGGACATCATGCCACAATGCAGACATTCTACATAGGCTTCTCATGGTCTGCTCGTCCCCACATCAACTTTCAGTACAACTACCGGCACCCAAAACTCTCGTTAAGATGTAATGTAATAGTTTTACAAAGTgaagaaatatgtttgtaatATCAAGACTCTCTTCAAATTACAGCAAATGGTttaaaccagtggttctcaatcctgctcctgggcgacccctgctctgcacattttccatcttttcctGCTCTACTTGCcagactgaactcatcagtggcacttttgattggctgagcacaactgatttaatcaagagcatgttaatcacactaatcaggtgtatttggagcaaggatagatagagGATATACAGAGCAGGGGTCCCTCAGGAGCAGAGGATTGAGAACCGCTGGTTTAAAAGACATTATGGTGTACTTGTTAATATTGTTACCATGGTGGTTTTTGACATTGTTTCCtgtctacaaaaaaaagagtgatcaGTTTGCGGGTTCATTTGAGAAACTGTACATGAATCAGTTCTAAATTTTCCTCTGATACTGCGTTCACATGTTATTACTCTTTTGTGCTCCATTTTTGCACGAGTGAATAGCTCCAATTCAACGCTGTGAGACTAAATATTAATACGAACATTTATTCTTGCCCCAAATGGCCTATGTGACTACTAGCACACTGCTGGAGCTCTGTATTCACAAGGCTCATGCCgagcatatatatatagcatGTTAGAGATTACTAGAGATTACGCAGCCACCTGCGCAAACCTGATGTGTCTGACTTATGTCATCTAAGTCATgttgtttattctgtttctcCACTGCTGACTTATGACATACTCCCCATATAAAGCATTTCTGTGGGATCTACACAGCCTGTCCTGTTGGGTCATCCTCAGTGTATTTATCTAACTTATCCATAAAGTTGAGTAGATAATCAACTTGTGTTTTTTATAGCACAAAAAAGGCCTGAGCATTAACTATTATGCAGAATTTTCCATAACACAAATATTAAACTTTTCATTTAGGGTACATTTGAATCTCATTCAGAGAATCCTTTTTTAATATTGGTTTTCACATGAGATAATCTGAAAGATGAGGTTATAACAAAGACGAAGATTTCACATACTTTCAGACATTTAGTTGTATTTAGGATCATCTTTCCAGTGcaggggaaaatgaaaaaatatgttaCCTATGATCAGAGGAGTTACAGATTTATTCTGCCATAAAATATCaagattttcatttcattttccagaAAACAAAGATTTAAGGAAATACATTCATAGAACCAATCTGGCATTAAGAAGATTGAGTGACACAGGGTATTGTGTGCATTGTTTATCATTGAATTCATTAGAATATTCCCAAAAGTATAGATGAATTACAAATTTGTCATATTCAAGCACAAATTAAGGATTTACTATTTCACAGACTGTGAGATGGAATGAGTTACAATCGATATCATTCCAAAAACCATTGTTAAGAATCATGGTGCAGTCTTCTGCCCCATTGGTATTACTGGGTTCACCATTGGCCCATTTGGAAAAATTCAATGGGTATGTCTCTAAATCAACAAAGTTCCCCTCATGCTGCCTGTCTGTTGCTCCAATGAATGCATACAAGGAAGCAGTGGTGACCACAACTTTAGTTAGTGCTTggttttcctcttcatttctaGGTAAGACCATTTTCCCACCAGTATCTCTACAGAACTTCACACCTTCATCAAAACTCATACTCAGTCCATCAGTCACATAGTATTTCTGTCCAACTTTACGGAAGATGCGGAAAGTTGTAGCTGTAAAGGAAAGTGTAATTTGTATGAGTATGTGATCACAGAGGTATTGTTCATTTTAGTCATTACAGAGTAGGACAGTGGAGCATCATGAATAATGACACTTATTTAGTTATAATAGCCCACCTTTCTCTATCAGGGACAGCCTGGCTCTAAGGCTCATGACTTCTGACTGAAGAGATGTGATCAAACTCTCATTAACAACAgttcctgaaaacaaaaaacagaatacatTGTGTCCATGTTTGCTTGTAATGTTTCAAAAATTTCGAGAAATTTTTACTTGATTATTATTTAATGATTATGATTTGCCTCAGCTCATTCACACATTATTTACTATTACTTTACTACACAACTTGTAAAGCCTTTCTAAGACTGTGGTAAAGCCATTGTGTCATATAAAAATCACAGGAAGAAATGTGGgagaaatgtttaattttcttgaaaataaataattagatCATGAAAATGATTGTGTTTTAAGATTAATcaatacattaacacacataacacattatTACTTGTTGTACCTGGCTCTCCTTTTTCCCCTTTGGGTCCTATTGGACCTGCAGGGCCTGGCTCACCTGAAGGTCCTTGCACACCAATTCCTGAGTACAAGGAGGGCAGAAAATGAAAGGAATTTCTTAAAACTTCCAGACCACCATGTTCTTACACTCACTGTTAAATAACTGTTGAGTATCCATTCAGTCTGCTTTTTAGTTTTGAGCTgttgcagagagacacacacctggGTCACCTTTGTCTCCCTTTGGTCCAACAGCTCCATCCCTCCCATCTTTCCCatctctcccatctctgccAGGAAGACCATTGTGCCCAGGAGTTCCTGGGACCCCGGCATAGGCTGGGCAGCTCTGATTGTTAGAAGTCGTTGTCTCAGTTCCAACTCTCACAAGCAGGTTTAGCTGCAGGAGCAGCAAAGCAGTGAGACGCTGCTTGTATAGTGCCATCTGGTGTTATCTATGGAAACATAACTGCTAACCgaataaaattcattttgaaataagagaagacaaagaagaacaACCTAAAGAGAACAtctaaattttgtttttatttgtgctaCAGTTATTGGGCTgtttctctaaccattaggtcACTATTACATAAGGATAATGCTCAGCAAACAGATCAGGTTTAGCATTACTGAAGTTTACCCAGTAAGTTTTGCTGATGGATGAATTGTTATATCATAGACAATCAACTGATATAATGTTTTTCCATTAACAAACCCTGTGCATAAAAACCCCAATCAaggattttttccttttcccaaaCTTCATCCATTTAACTATGAAGCTAAGCtattgtctgtttctcttctatACTACACAAAAGTCACAGAAAGGATGAGTTCGTTACACACTTTGCTCAAACTTGTTTGAAAGATTTGAGTATATTACTATATTTGATGTTTGTATGGATTTAAGCTTTAAAATTCATAAGGAAATGTGCACATACCACAGATTATAGGAGCTGGCAGGCTTGGAGATGTTGGATTTTAAAGTGTTTGGGTAAATGTGTCTGGTTCTTTGGAGAATGAAGATGAGGTGGAGTTTTATATACACTGTATGAATAGGATTGCCTTTTACACCTTTATTATCCTTAAGACCATAAATATTTAGAGCTTTAACTTTCATCTTTGAGGCATTAGCCATTAACCTTTAGACCATTAAtctattttcagtgtttgacttgctttctttctccttaATCAGAGTACTTTTCCATGTTTAACTTGTTAACTAGCTCTGTCACCAAGctaataaatgtgttttttttgtatgtgagtgtgtgtgtatgtatgtgtgtgtatatatatatatactgtgtgtgtgtgtatatatatatactgtttgTATAGGCTGTAGGCTATATATGAGCAAGGGAGAATGAGAGTATATCCATAAAAAGGAATTAATAGCCCACAACAGCTCACtgaagttaaacaaacaaacaaacaaacaaatacagtacatacataaatgcatacatacatacttacatacatacataaaaactttattcaaagaaaatgcaaacacagtTATCatgagtcaaaaaaaagaaattttaataAACAGAGGCACTTGTGGCATGGCACCAAATTTCATGCTGCATTCAACAATGTTTACTAATACTAGACCTTTTGATGTCAGAAAGAATgtctatctaactatctatctatctatctatctatctatctatctatctatctatctatctatctatctatctatctatctgtctgtctgtctgtctatctatctatctatctatctatctatctatctatctatctatctatctatctatctatctgtctgtcagttttggTGATGAATTAAGTATTATATCATACGCAGTCAACGAGATATTCTGTTCATCATTAATAAAACCCTGTACGTGAAAAACTCATTTTGAGTGCTTGAATTTTACCTATGAGACAAAGCCTTTAAATGTTTCCCTACCATACCACATAAAAGTCATGAAAAGGATAAGTTCTTTACATGTTTTGCTCAAACTTGTAGAAATTAGAAATTAGAAATTATTTCACCGATTCTATGTTCATTTATGGATTAAGTTCTAAAATTCTGTTGGAAATGCGTACCTACTGAAGACCACAGGAGTTGATATGCTTGGGCTTCAACACACAATTTATCAGCAAGATTACCTATTATACTTTCTACTGTTCTAAAGATCAAACATTTTTACAGTCCTTCCAATCTttgaactttgtttttctttttctttcaagacaaCTATTAACTTTTAATCATGTGCTTCAGGGACTTCTATGTTGGGATATTGGAAGTCAAATGTCATTACATCGAACAATCTCAGTCACATACCGTGAAAAGCACAATGGACAGTACAACCATGACATGGTGGTATAGTGTGATTATGATATGAATATaagtggtgtctgtgtgtgtattggggggggggagcataTTACCATCAcagaaaggcttgttttttcTATGTAGGGCTCTCTTCcgtgatgttttgtttttaagctcAATGGGAGTGGTCTCAGTTCCATCTATCAGAGGCAGGTCTAGGTGCAGAAGCAGCAGAGCAGTGGAACACTTAAGTTCACATTAATAATATTTTCTTTGCATCCTACAATCACAGAAGAAaactataaaaacacaaaagagactGGTGGACTATTGCTGAAGAATGTTTACTGTTAAGTTTTGTTCCCAAAACATACTTCAGACAAAAATATTACACCCTGCAAAAATCTTATATTCTGTACACATCAATGCATAGGCTACAGGCTGAATGAATTCGTGATTTTAGTCTGGTGTGATCAATTTGCAGGTTCATTTGAGAAACTGTACATGAATCAGGCCCAATTTTTTCTCTGATACTGTGTTCACATGTTATTACTCTTTTGTGCTCCATTTTTGCAAGCATGAATAGCTCCAATTCAAGGTTGTAAGACGAAATATTAATTCGAACATTTATTCCTTCCCCAAATGGCCTGTGTGACTTTTAGCGCACTACTGGACCTCTGTATTCACGAGGCATACTCCAAGCATATATGTACACCAGAATATTCACAAATTTACTTCACGAATCTACTCCACATCTGCGCGTAGTCACGATAATAACGAAATAACTAAGCTGCTCGTAACAAAAcctaaaatgaaacaaagccaACTTTGATTCCTCTGTGCATTTACAGCAGCCTTTACGGTAAGCGAGTGATTGACGGGGAAGGAAACAAGGAAAAGTATAAAAACCACTGCTGTGGTCATCACTATGCTCTTGCAGCAGGACCAGCTGGATGGCAAAAATGGTGCGAGTAGTACCTCAAAAGtaactggaataaaaaaaacaacaactattgACCATGCCAAAAGAGTTGAAAAGGAAAGTTTTAAGTGAGGAAAAGAAGGGTTCAGTTCTGGCTTTACTGGCAGAGGGATACAGTGAGCGTCAGGTTGCTTCCATCCTTAACATTTCAAAGATGGCAGTTTATAAGAACAAGGTCAAGCAACAGACAATGAGGGCAGCAAAGCTACAGACCGACAGAGGGTGGAAACAAATCTCCACTGACCAGGATGACCGCTAACTCATGTGAATGTTACTCAACAACTGTAGGATGACATCAAGTGACCTACAAAAAGAATGGCAAATGGCAGCTGGGGTGAAGTGCACGGCAAGGATGGCTTGAAACAGGCTCGTAGGGGCAGGGCTGAAGTTGTGCAAAGTGAGATAAAAGCCATTCATCCATGAGAAACAAAGAAGAGGTTTGCAGAGGGACATAAGGTTTGGACTTTAGAGGAGAGTAAGGTCATCTTCTCTGAGTCCAATTTTCAGCTTTGTCCAACACCTGGTTAGACAAGGACCTGGAGAGGGCTTCAAGCCACAGTGTCTCGCACCCACTGTGAAATTTGGTGAAGGGCCAGTGGTGATCTGGGGGTGCTTCAACAAGGCTGGAATTGGGCAGATTTGTCTTTGTGAAGGACGCATGAATCAAGTCACACACAATCCTGGAAGAAAACTTGCCTCCTTCTGCTCTGACAATGTTCCCCAACTCTGAGGATTGGTTATTCCAGCAGGACAATACTCAATGCCGCACATCCAGGTCAAACAAGGTGTGGATGGAGGACCACTAGATCAAGACCCTTAGCTATATCCATTTAGCTATAAATCTAACCAGTTTAAACTGTTTAATGTTTCTCTTCCATACTTCCATACTCCTCCACATATCTCTTTCATacacagaagacacagaaaGGATGAGATCTTAACATGTTTTGCTCAGACTTGTTTGGATATTTTGAGTATATTAattgtatattttgttatgCATTTAAGCTTTAAAATTCAGACGAAAATGTGCACGTACCACAGGTTACGGGAGTTGACAGGCTTGGAGATGTTGGATTCTGAAGTGTTTGGGTAAATGTGTCCTGGTTCTGTGgagactgaaaatgaagcaCGGTTTAATATACACTGTATGAATAACACGACCTTTTACACCTTCAATTATCCTGAAGAccataaacattttacagcttTAACTTTGATCTGTCTGTAGAGAATAAACCTATTTTTCAATGTTtgacttacaatttacaatttggcatttaggagacgcttttaaccaaagcgacttacagtaagtgcatcaatcagatcacattgCCCCATAAGCAAAGATCACAATAAGGTTGTAGATTAATTACCTTCAGTATCACGcacctggaattctgtgacaataaGCGATAAAAAACAAGACTTGCGACATAGGGGAAAGGTTAGtacaatttttttccttttttgtgacatagaa contains:
- the LOC115812134 gene encoding mannose-binding protein C-like — encoded protein: MALYKQRLTALLLLQLNLLVRVGTETTTSNNQSCPAYAGVPGTPGHNGLPGRDGRDGKDGRDGAVGPKGDKGDPGIGVQGPSGEPGPAGPIGPKGEKGEPGTVVNESLITSLQSEVMSLRARLSLIEKATTFRIFRKVGQKYYVTDGLSMSFDEGVKFCRDTGGKMVLPRNEEENQALTKVVVTTASLYAFIGATDRQHEGNFVDLETYPLNFSKWANGEPSNTNGAEDCTMILNNGFWNDIDCNSFHLTVCEIVNP